A single genomic interval of Lynx canadensis isolate LIC74 chromosome A2, mLynCan4.pri.v2, whole genome shotgun sequence harbors:
- the MUSTN1 gene encoding musculoskeletal embryonic nuclear protein 1 isoform X1, translating to MSQAGAQEAPIKKKRPPVKEEDLKGARGNLAKNQEIKSKTYQVMRECELAGSTAPSVFSGTRTGTETVFEKPKAGPAKSVFG from the exons ATGTCCCAG GCTGGTGCTCAGGAGGCCCCCATCAAGAAGAAGCGCCCCCCCGTGAAGGAGGAAGATCTGAAGGGGGCCCGTGGGAACCTGGCCAAGAACCAGGAAATCAAGTCCAAGACCTACCAGGTCATGCGGGAGTGTG AACTAGCTGGTTCCACCGCCCCGTCGGTGTTCAGCGGCACCCGGACCGGCACCGAGACCGTCTTTGAGAAGCCCAAAGCTGGACCTGCCAAGAGTGTCTTTGGCTAA
- the MUSTN1 gene encoding musculoskeletal embryonic nuclear protein 1 isoform X2 — MAGAQEAPIKKKRPPVKEEDLKGARGNLAKNQEIKSKTYQVMRECELAGSTAPSVFSGTRTGTETVFEKPKAGPAKSVFG; from the exons ATG GCTGGTGCTCAGGAGGCCCCCATCAAGAAGAAGCGCCCCCCCGTGAAGGAGGAAGATCTGAAGGGGGCCCGTGGGAACCTGGCCAAGAACCAGGAAATCAAGTCCAAGACCTACCAGGTCATGCGGGAGTGTG AACTAGCTGGTTCCACCGCCCCGTCGGTGTTCAGCGGCACCCGGACCGGCACCGAGACCGTCTTTGAGAAGCCCAAAGCTGGACCTGCCAAGAGTGTCTTTGGCTAA